Proteins co-encoded in one Synergistes jonesii genomic window:
- a CDS encoding formimidoylglutamase, with translation MKYRVKAAARELFYSRNDPKDRRLGELIPRAGIDETEKDTVVIIGVPEDRGITANKGRAGAAAAPDDIRRRLYRLTPGFSADFLRQRIIDAGNVVTAGLSLEEVHQAESEAVAAIVSRGGLPIVLGGGHDLTYPGIAGLVQGAQIGRDGLGLINVDAHLDVRSDEYGVNSGTSFYRALTQLPRQALCGGAFVEFGIQEQYNSPYYYNWVIGQGGHVITLREISERVMEFFLQALSLAGRGGRKTAVSLDIDAVRSTEAPGASASNPSGLKAPELDKIAYLAGRSVKVRYLDIMEVSPPLDEDHRTAALAASAIFSFIRGLCER, from the coding sequence ATGAAATACAGGGTAAAGGCCGCCGCAAGGGAGCTGTTCTACAGCCGCAACGATCCGAAGGACAGGCGGCTCGGCGAATTGATTCCGCGCGCAGGCATAGATGAAACGGAAAAAGATACGGTCGTGATCATAGGCGTGCCGGAGGATCGCGGCATAACGGCGAACAAAGGACGCGCCGGAGCCGCAGCGGCTCCCGACGACATCAGGCGCCGCCTCTACAGGCTTACCCCCGGCTTTTCCGCCGACTTCCTCCGCCAGAGGATAATCGACGCCGGCAACGTCGTCACGGCGGGGCTTTCGCTCGAAGAAGTACATCAGGCGGAGAGCGAAGCCGTAGCGGCGATAGTCTCGCGCGGCGGGCTGCCGATCGTGTTGGGCGGCGGACACGACCTCACCTACCCGGGCATAGCCGGGCTCGTGCAGGGCGCGCAAATAGGCCGCGACGGCCTCGGGCTGATAAACGTCGACGCGCATCTGGACGTGCGCAGCGACGAATACGGCGTCAACAGCGGCACCTCATTCTACCGCGCGCTGACGCAGCTGCCGCGGCAGGCTCTGTGCGGCGGCGCGTTCGTCGAATTCGGCATACAAGAGCAGTACAACTCTCCCTACTACTACAACTGGGTCATAGGACAGGGCGGGCACGTGATAACGCTGCGCGAAATATCCGAGCGCGTGATGGAATTCTTCCTGCAGGCGCTGAGCCTCGCCGGCAGAGGCGGCCGTAAGACCGCGGTGTCGCTCGACATAGACGCGGTGCGCAGCACAGAGGCGCCGGGGGCCTCCGCGAGCAACCCGAGCGGCCTCAAGGCGCCGGAGCTGGACAAGATAGCCTATCTGGCCGGCCGCAGCGTCAAAGTGCGCTACCTCGACATAATGGAAGTCTCACCGCCGCTGGACGAAGACCACCGCACCGCCGCCTTGGCCGCCTCCGCGATATTCTCGTTCATACGCGGGCTCTGCGAAAGGTAG
- a CDS encoding DUF3842 family protein produces MKIVVIDGQGGGIGKQITAAVRVKFPNSTLTAVGTNSTAAAAMLKAGADRAATGENSVVVCCRDADVIIGPVAIVVADSLLGEITPKMAAAVAQSRAKRILVPVNCCNNVIAGVPDLSIGRLVDCVIEELKKTEAEK; encoded by the coding sequence ATGAAAATAGTAGTGATAGACGGTCAGGGCGGAGGAATAGGAAAGCAGATCACGGCCGCCGTGCGCGTGAAATTTCCGAACTCGACGCTGACCGCGGTCGGTACGAACAGCACAGCCGCCGCGGCGATGCTCAAAGCCGGGGCCGACAGGGCCGCAACGGGAGAAAATTCCGTCGTCGTATGCTGTCGCGACGCCGACGTGATAATAGGCCCCGTCGCGATAGTCGTCGCAGACTCGCTGCTCGGCGAGATAACGCCGAAGATGGCCGCGGCCGTGGCCCAGAGCCGCGCGAAAAGGATACTCGTGCCGGTCAACTGCTGCAACAACGTCATCGCCGGAGTTCCCGACCTGTCGATAGGAAGGCTCGTCGACTGCGTGATAGAGGAGCTTAAGAAAACGGAAGCGGAAAAGTGA
- a CDS encoding FAD binding domain-containing protein, which produces MYIKIRSLADIEEKGLRGRFIAGGTDLVPLMKLGLKNPDTLIDVSGAAELRGIECSENEISIGAAVTLTEAAENPDIVKTLPALAQSAEKTASLQIRNVGTIGGNLMQDRRCIFFNQSASWRSTQPKCFKAGGRVCIQIQNSAVCRAIYYSDTATAFVLYEAEAEILRNGRTERAPAADLIAEHCAANGLYSDESSALLVRLHVPIPPEREKSAFMKYSVRSSIDFPLVNFALRVSNGARPAMAVAGAVAPKPIVLEKASLLLDEKSLSDAEWTSEAAGEIKAASGLIRESVVPPKMKLSSYRLIGELLKRVKLN; this is translated from the coding sequence ATGTATATAAAAATAAGATCGCTTGCGGATATAGAGGAGAAAGGGCTCAGAGGCCGCTTTATCGCCGGAGGCACGGATTTAGTGCCGCTGATGAAGCTTGGACTCAAAAATCCGGATACGCTGATAGACGTTTCGGGGGCTGCGGAGCTTCGTGGTATAGAATGTTCTGAAAATGAAATATCGATTGGCGCCGCCGTGACGCTCACGGAAGCGGCGGAAAATCCTGATATCGTAAAAACGCTTCCGGCTCTCGCGCAGAGCGCGGAGAAAACTGCGTCGCTTCAGATAAGAAACGTAGGCACGATCGGCGGAAATCTGATGCAGGACAGACGCTGCATATTCTTCAATCAGTCCGCTTCATGGCGCAGCACGCAGCCTAAGTGCTTCAAGGCCGGCGGACGTGTCTGCATCCAGATTCAAAACTCAGCGGTCTGCCGAGCCATATACTACTCCGACACTGCGACCGCGTTCGTCCTTTACGAAGCCGAAGCTGAAATTTTAAGAAACGGCCGCACCGAAAGAGCGCCCGCCGCCGACCTGATAGCGGAGCACTGTGCGGCTAACGGACTGTACTCCGACGAGAGCAGCGCGCTGCTCGTGCGCCTGCACGTTCCTATCCCGCCTGAACGCGAAAAAAGCGCTTTTATGAAATACAGCGTTCGCTCCTCGATCGACTTTCCGCTCGTGAACTTCGCGCTGCGCGTTTCGAACGGCGCACGTCCTGCCATGGCTGTTGCAGGGGCCGTAGCGCCCAAGCCTATCGTGCTCGAAAAGGCTTCGCTTCTGCTTGACGAGAAAAGCCTTTCTGATGCCGAATGGACAAGCGAAGCCGCAGGCGAGATAAAAGCGGCAAGCGGACTCATCCGAGAATCGGTCGTGCCGCCGAAGATGAAGCTGAGCTCCTATAGGCTTATCGGCGAGCTATTGAAGCGCGTCAAACTGAATTAG
- a CDS encoding xanthine dehydrogenase family protein molybdopterin-binding subunit gives MNDRAFSVVNHPLVRLEAKGKITGCAVYTGDIKLPGMVYAAIIRSPYARASVTKIDISAAEAVPGYAGALLPNDVPDILYNCSGNPPSPLLLKDEKILTTEPKCAGDRILCVAAETPEACREVCGKVIVEYAPKKAFFTIADALKEDAEPLQPHLSVDNVVWKREVKEGDTDDGFERSDVVIEGCFRIPPMQHTAIEPTACVCDFSDRNELTVWSNSQTIFQERRILSELVGISENKIRVIKPAVGGGFGARQQLHSQPVAALLSRKLGRPVKIVNDREEELTSTVVRHGAVADVRLGSTKDGMMISFYADYKLNTGPYTTHGPTVLCAGARKFQYAVPNYFFDGKCVLTDNVTAGAFRGYGNMQLAFAREVMIDRLAIKLNVDPVELRLKNHVTVGGHFPGSDLTVTSCEIAECARLCLEKRREIDAAEGITDDGEVKQAWGVSFACHGSGPSSREGLSSAAVNINSDGSAELLVGSADIGQGSETMLSQIAAETLGIPLEDVTITAADTRTTPYDTGTFGSSQTFICGTAVRRACIDVYETLKKLLESISDDMVSLCDKVFYVGREKLDFRAAVRRVMFHQRGGVVIGRGVYKADACPNPFSVCMVKAEYHKNINAIRLLHLIEAVDVGTPINPLTVEGQIEGGAAQGVGYTMTEQIEINNIAKKPLSTDLLHYKIPLASDLPRIHALIAEGYEPTGPFGAKSVGELSTVPVAPAIVNAVSRASGREINKLPLCEEFLILPNIVE, from the coding sequence ATGAATGACAGAGCTTTTTCCGTCGTCAATCATCCGCTCGTGCGTCTCGAGGCTAAGGGAAAAATTACGGGCTGCGCCGTTTATACAGGCGATATAAAACTGCCCGGAATGGTTTACGCGGCGATCATAAGAAGTCCTTACGCGCGCGCGTCGGTGACGAAGATAGATATTTCGGCGGCCGAAGCCGTGCCGGGCTACGCGGGCGCGTTGCTTCCTAATGATGTGCCGGATATTTTGTATAACTGCTCCGGCAATCCGCCGTCGCCTCTGCTCCTCAAAGACGAAAAAATATTGACTACCGAGCCTAAATGCGCTGGCGACAGAATACTGTGCGTCGCGGCTGAAACGCCGGAGGCCTGTCGCGAGGTATGTGGAAAAGTGATAGTCGAATATGCCCCGAAGAAAGCCTTCTTTACGATAGCCGACGCGCTCAAAGAGGACGCGGAGCCGCTTCAGCCACATCTCTCCGTGGACAACGTGGTATGGAAGCGCGAAGTCAAAGAGGGAGACACCGACGACGGTTTCGAGCGTTCGGACGTTGTCATAGAGGGCTGTTTTCGTATACCTCCGATGCAGCACACGGCGATAGAGCCGACGGCCTGCGTCTGTGACTTCAGCGATAGGAATGAACTGACGGTATGGAGCAATTCGCAGACGATTTTTCAGGAGCGGCGGATATTAAGCGAGCTCGTCGGAATATCCGAGAATAAAATAAGAGTCATCAAGCCGGCGGTCGGCGGCGGCTTCGGCGCACGGCAGCAGCTGCATTCCCAGCCTGTAGCGGCGCTTCTGTCAAGAAAGTTGGGCCGTCCTGTCAAGATAGTCAACGATCGCGAAGAGGAGCTCACCTCGACTGTTGTAAGACACGGCGCCGTGGCCGACGTGCGTCTCGGCTCGACGAAGGACGGAATGATGATCTCTTTCTACGCCGATTATAAATTGAACACAGGGCCTTACACTACGCACGGCCCGACGGTGCTCTGCGCCGGCGCGAGAAAATTTCAGTACGCCGTTCCGAATTACTTTTTCGACGGCAAATGCGTGCTGACCGATAACGTCACCGCCGGGGCCTTCAGGGGATATGGGAACATGCAGCTTGCGTTCGCTCGTGAAGTTATGATCGACAGGCTCGCGATTAAATTGAACGTCGACCCAGTCGAACTGCGGCTGAAAAATCACGTGACGGTCGGCGGGCATTTCCCTGGCTCGGATCTCACAGTCACGAGCTGCGAGATAGCCGAGTGCGCGCGCCTATGCCTCGAAAAGCGCAGAGAGATAGACGCGGCCGAAGGCATTACAGACGACGGCGAGGTAAAACAGGCTTGGGGAGTCTCATTTGCCTGCCACGGTTCTGGGCCATCGTCGCGCGAAGGACTCAGCTCCGCTGCCGTGAATATCAACAGCGACGGAAGTGCCGAGCTGCTCGTCGGCTCCGCGGATATAGGGCAGGGCAGTGAGACGATGCTTTCGCAAATTGCCGCGGAGACGCTCGGGATTCCTCTCGAAGACGTAACGATAACCGCTGCCGACACAAGGACCACGCCGTATGATACGGGTACGTTCGGAAGCAGCCAGACCTTTATATGTGGTACGGCTGTGCGCCGCGCATGCATCGACGTTTACGAAACGCTGAAAAAACTTCTTGAAAGCATTTCCGACGATATGGTGTCACTCTGCGACAAAGTCTTCTACGTCGGAAGGGAAAAACTGGATTTTCGCGCGGCGGTGCGGCGCGTGATGTTCCACCAACGCGGCGGCGTCGTCATAGGCCGCGGCGTTTACAAGGCCGATGCGTGCCCCAATCCCTTCTCCGTCTGCATGGTGAAGGCCGAATACCATAAAAACATTAACGCTATACGACTGCTTCATCTCATTGAAGCGGTTGACGTCGGTACGCCGATAAACCCGCTGACCGTAGAAGGACAAATAGAGGGCGGCGCGGCCCAGGGGGTAGGTTACACGATGACGGAGCAGATAGAGATAAACAATATCGCAAAAAAGCCGCTTTCAACCGACCTGCTGCACTATAAGATACCGCTTGCGTCCGACCTGCCGCGCATACACGCGCTGATCGCCGAAGGCTATGAACCGACGGGCCCGTTCGGTGCGAAGAGCGTAGGAGAGCTCAGTACGGTCCCGGTGGCGCCGGCGATAGTAAACGCCGTTTCACGCGCGAGCGGCCGCGAGATAAACAAACTGCCGCTCTGCGAGGAATTCCTCATATTGCCTAATATCGTTGAGTGA
- a CDS encoding (2Fe-2S)-binding protein: MEYKIKIFLNGKETMFNVSEGETLIDTIRERAGLKGCKRGCDSGECGACTVLLDGVPINSCSLLSVQADGRSVVTIEGLSNGAKLHPVQQAFYDAGAVQCGYCIPGMVLSAKALLDKNPSPSDGEIRKALSGNLCRCTGYTKIEAAVKLAAKRMNGVQNE; the protein is encoded by the coding sequence GTGGAGTATAAAATAAAAATATTCCTTAATGGAAAAGAAACTATGTTTAACGTTTCCGAAGGCGAAACGTTAATTGACACAATACGCGAAAGGGCCGGGCTGAAAGGCTGCAAACGCGGTTGTGACAGCGGCGAATGCGGCGCCTGCACAGTTTTGCTCGACGGCGTGCCGATAAATTCCTGCTCTCTTTTATCCGTTCAAGCCGACGGCAGGTCGGTAGTTACAATAGAAGGGCTTTCCAACGGCGCGAAGCTGCATCCGGTGCAGCAGGCCTTTTACGACGCCGGTGCCGTGCAGTGTGGTTACTGCATACCCGGCATGGTGCTTTCCGCTAAGGCTCTTCTGGATAAAAACCCGTCGCCCTCGGATGGAGAGATACGCAAAGCGCTTTCAGGTAACCTGTGCCGCTGCACAGGTTATACGAAGATAGAGGCGGCCGTGAAGCTCGCGGCAAAGAGGATGAACGGTGTGCAAAATGAATGA
- a CDS encoding HAL/PAL/TAL family ammonia-lyase: MKVILTGNDLTVDKVWDIAVKGAEVEISPEADATLEASRKLVYELVDADVPVYGFNTGVGWNKDHKIAKEFFEEFNRKLIYCHTFGVGAEASEAEVRAVMAVRLNCLLLGYTGVQPAVARRYAELLNAGVHPVVPEKGSVGEADLTQLAHIGLAMIGEGEVNYKGRRMSSAEAHKLAGLEPVVLGPKDGLAVVSSSSFSAGEAALVFKELAELADMGDIISSLSLEGLNGNTSPLEAEVMAARGLAGQAKCAENMRGYLEGSDIYEAYPGKPVQDPLCFRGAAYVNGSLRDALEYAEKYLFIQMNSTDDNPCLLLKEKRIISNSNFETTTLATAMEMLAIVLSHVSRMSCYRMLRLANPELTHLSRFLSHDGGESHCFGTIQKCFASLDTEIRHLSNPCSVDYLSLSGSIEDHANNTPLVVQHLRQIVQDLQYIYGIELIHACQAIELRKRQGGFTLGRGTAAAYDAFRRALPLYTNDRPLAPDVKKAYEFVKSAALVESVKR; encoded by the coding sequence ATGAAGGTCATATTGACTGGAAATGACTTGACTGTCGATAAGGTATGGGATATAGCCGTCAAAGGCGCGGAGGTCGAGATCAGCCCCGAAGCGGACGCTACGCTCGAGGCCTCAAGAAAACTTGTCTACGAGCTGGTAGACGCCGACGTCCCGGTCTACGGCTTCAACACCGGAGTCGGCTGGAACAAAGATCATAAAATCGCGAAAGAATTTTTTGAGGAGTTCAACCGCAAGCTGATATACTGCCATACGTTCGGTGTCGGGGCGGAGGCCTCCGAGGCCGAGGTGCGCGCCGTGATGGCGGTGAGGCTGAACTGCCTGCTGCTCGGCTACACCGGAGTGCAGCCCGCAGTCGCGCGCCGCTACGCGGAGCTGCTGAACGCCGGCGTGCATCCGGTCGTCCCGGAGAAGGGCTCGGTCGGCGAAGCGGATTTGACGCAGCTCGCCCATATCGGGCTTGCGATGATAGGCGAAGGCGAAGTCAACTATAAGGGGCGCAGGATGAGCTCGGCCGAAGCGCACAAGCTTGCCGGGCTGGAGCCCGTAGTGCTCGGCCCCAAGGACGGCCTCGCAGTCGTCAGTTCGAGCTCTTTTTCCGCGGGGGAGGCCGCGCTCGTCTTCAAGGAGCTCGCCGAGCTCGCCGATATGGGAGATATAATCTCTTCGCTGTCGCTCGAAGGGCTGAACGGCAACACCTCGCCGCTCGAAGCGGAGGTCATGGCGGCGCGCGGGCTGGCGGGGCAAGCGAAGTGCGCCGAAAATATGCGCGGATACCTCGAAGGCAGCGACATATACGAGGCCTACCCCGGCAAGCCGGTGCAGGACCCGCTCTGCTTCAGGGGCGCGGCCTACGTCAACGGCTCGCTGCGCGACGCGCTCGAATACGCTGAGAAATATCTTTTCATCCAGATGAACAGCACCGACGACAACCCCTGCCTGCTGTTGAAGGAAAAAAGGATAATCTCGAATTCGAACTTTGAAACGACGACGCTGGCGACGGCTATGGAGATGCTTGCGATCGTGCTGAGCCACGTCTCGCGCATGTCCTGCTACAGGATGCTGCGGCTCGCCAACCCAGAGCTGACGCACCTTTCGCGCTTTCTCAGCCACGACGGCGGGGAGTCGCACTGCTTCGGTACGATACAAAAGTGCTTCGCGTCGCTCGACACGGAGATCCGCCACCTTTCGAATCCCTGTTCGGTCGACTACCTCTCTCTCTCCGGCTCGATAGAGGATCACGCGAACAACACGCCGCTCGTCGTGCAGCATCTGCGCCAGATCGTGCAGGACCTTCAGTACATCTACGGCATCGAGCTCATCCACGCGTGCCAGGCGATAGAGCTGCGCAAGCGTCAGGGCGGCTTCACTCTCGGCAGAGGCACCGCCGCGGCTTACGATGCCTTCCGCAGGGCGCTGCCCCTCTACACGAATGACAGACCCCTCGCGCCCGACGTCAAAAAGGCCTACGAATTTGTCAAAAGCGCTGCGCTCGTAGAGAGCGTAAAGCGGTAA
- a CDS encoding BCCT family transporter gives MDTKDNASKPKRDIRWEVFIPAYIVVAVAAIVGIVNKDMLTKASNAFFFWSLDSFGWLYQISIMASFVLVAVVTCFSKIGGMRIGGKDAKPKYSFWTWFAMALTGGIATGIVTWGVNEPVIYFGNVWGELDTLGITPGTTNAAIFAMARTYYNWTFVPYAIYAMCGLLVAYIYYHKRGALTVTATLKPLFGERITSKAASAVIDTLSMLALTIGLATGLTMCITLTVTGLKSGYGIAESLPLFIGIGVAIIFAFTFSTYVGLDKGLKIVGSLNAWFYYGLMVLLLICGPTLYILRIGTAGLATWMHNFWLWGLDPIDIGGAALTRSWTLFDWAFWVGYAPVTGIFLALLSYGRTVREYMIVNWILPSVFGILWFAIWGASAMHMQAAGTADLVGAINSGGAVMALWEFLKHLPFGLGYVVLPVNILVILASFITCADATLTNIGSMCVRDVPIGTEPPAKMKAVWGISVGIVAIIMAAFGGGAQGVDGVKALAAAAGFVVLFIFAVQAVAFVKVFFMDKFQEEPAEDVQK, from the coding sequence ATGGATACCAAAGACAACGCGTCGAAACCGAAAAGGGATATACGCTGGGAAGTCTTCATTCCAGCCTATATCGTGGTGGCCGTTGCCGCGATCGTCGGCATCGTGAACAAGGATATGCTGACGAAGGCGAGTAACGCATTTTTCTTCTGGTCGCTCGACAGCTTCGGGTGGCTTTATCAGATATCCATCATGGCGAGCTTCGTGCTCGTCGCGGTGGTAACCTGTTTTTCAAAGATCGGCGGTATGAGGATAGGCGGAAAGGACGCCAAGCCCAAGTACAGTTTCTGGACGTGGTTCGCGATGGCGCTGACCGGCGGCATCGCGACGGGAATCGTCACCTGGGGCGTCAACGAGCCGGTCATCTACTTCGGCAACGTCTGGGGAGAGCTCGACACGCTCGGCATCACGCCGGGAACTACGAACGCCGCCATCTTCGCGATGGCCCGCACCTATTACAACTGGACCTTCGTCCCCTACGCGATATACGCGATGTGCGGCCTGCTCGTCGCCTACATCTACTATCACAAGAGAGGGGCGCTCACCGTCACCGCGACGCTCAAGCCCCTCTTCGGCGAAAGGATCACGAGCAAAGCAGCCTCCGCCGTCATCGACACACTTTCGATGCTCGCGCTCACGATAGGGCTCGCCACGGGGCTTACGATGTGCATCACGCTGACGGTTACGGGGCTCAAGAGCGGCTACGGAATCGCCGAAAGCCTGCCGCTTTTCATCGGCATCGGAGTCGCGATCATCTTCGCCTTCACCTTCTCGACCTACGTCGGGCTCGACAAGGGGCTTAAAATCGTAGGCAGCCTCAACGCCTGGTTCTATTACGGGCTGATGGTACTGCTGCTGATATGCGGCCCTACCCTTTACATACTCAGAATCGGCACCGCCGGGCTCGCGACTTGGATGCACAACTTCTGGCTCTGGGGGCTCGACCCGATCGACATCGGAGGGGCGGCGCTGACCCGTTCGTGGACACTCTTCGACTGGGCCTTCTGGGTCGGCTACGCGCCCGTCACCGGGATATTCCTCGCCCTTCTCTCCTACGGCAGGACGGTGCGCGAATATATGATCGTCAACTGGATACTTCCGTCGGTATTCGGAATCCTTTGGTTCGCTATCTGGGGCGCGAGCGCGATGCATATGCAGGCCGCCGGCACGGCCGATCTCGTCGGCGCGATCAACAGCGGCGGAGCGGTCATGGCGCTCTGGGAATTCCTCAAGCACCTTCCGTTCGGCCTCGGCTACGTGGTGCTCCCCGTCAACATCCTCGTTATCCTGGCATCCTTCATCACATGCGCTGACGCCACTCTGACCAACATCGGCTCGATGTGCGTGCGCGACGTCCCGATCGGCACTGAGCCGCCGGCGAAGATGAAAGCCGTCTGGGGAATCTCCGTAGGCATAGTCGCGATAATAATGGCGGCCTTCGGCGGCGGAGCGCAGGGAGTAGACGGCGTCAAGGCCTTAGCCGCCGCGGCGGGCTTCGTCGTGCTCTTCATCTTCGCGGTGCAGGCCGTTGCGTTCGTCAAAGTGTTCTTTATGGATAAGTTTCAGGAGGAACCGGCGGAGGATGTGCAGAAATGA